Proteins from a single region of Engystomops pustulosus chromosome 5, aEngPut4.maternal, whole genome shotgun sequence:
- the LOC140134122 gene encoding posterior protein-like, which yields MELVQKFVKKYSSARYQSCADGSLEEQYKELMMQCKAHNEKLDRKVLSKRGKKERLGNEIMMLIKMKELAEVKEVNWYIQRLQCKESIDRISDSVIEISAKTTSEMDNLQAKVDELTLRNEDLDKQLHECRLSSVSTETHIQSLEREIHQRDVLITSLKGQLSETMAQLCKQEQQIWSLQVQNQTCHKAADVCIVTPGSDEHNLIPADKSPTLTIQDRLHLCQVIGEWDTNESPIIVSNKFEAVVKQYNLCNKDAWSLLQAWLPGPLAAQLSCTHMGDDDSGTDLRRKELQRIMGGRDIRGENTMRRYRFRTGDDPLIFCNKYLTLFRSVYNCPDMSQDDSDFLYSMANQCNVNYTTKVALRNATSLENFINILRDWCEENNRDEPSGNLSTEYRARRTRYVRYCYGCGRPGHIKRFCNVNNANHETHYNSLHTEIDAIEPETNQNTVITETCEETGFLLSHDSRTKKLTLCFVSTGSIL from the exons ATGGAACTTGTTCAGAAGTTTGTGAAAAAGTATTCCTCTGCTAGATACCAGTCATGTGCAGATGGTTCACTAGAGGAGCAATATAAGGAGCTGATGATGCAATGTAAGGCCCATAATGAGAAGTTAGATAGGAAAGTGCTCAGTAAGAGAGGGAAGAAAGAAAGGTTGGGCAATGAAATCATGATGCTCATTAAGATGAAAGAATTGGCTGAGGTAAAGGAAGTAAATTGGTACATACAAAGGCTCCAATGTAAGGAAAGTATAGACAGAATCAGTGACTCTGTGATTGAAATTTCTGCTAAAACAACTAGTGAGATGGATAATCTACAAGCAAAGGTGGATGAGctgactttaagaaatgaagattTGGATAAGCAGCTACATGAGTGTAGATTGAGTTCTGTATCTACTGAAACTCATATACAGTCCTTAGAAAGGGAGATACATCAGAGGGACGTGTTAATTACATCACTAAAGGGTCAATTGTCTGAAACAATGGCCCAACTGTGTAAACAAGAACAGCAGATCTGGTCCCTCCAAGTACAAAACCAGACCTGCcataaagcagcagatgtctgcattGTCACACCCGGGAGTGATGAACACAATCTAATACCTGCAGACAAGTCTCCAACACTCACCATCCAGGATAGACTACATCTGTGTCAGGTCATTGGAGAATGGGATACAAATGAATCACCAATAATTGTATCCAATAAATTTGAAGCTGTGGTGAAGCAATACAACTTGTGTAATAAGGATGCCTGGTCTCTGCTCCAAGCATGGCTTCCTGGGCCTCTGGCCGCACAATTGTCATGTACACACATGGGAGATGATGATAGTGGTACAGACTTAAGAAGGAAGGAATTGCAGCGTATCATGGGAGGGAGAGACATAAGGGGTGAGAATACCATGAGAAGATATAGGTTCAGGACAGGGGATGACCCCCTTATCTTCTGTAACAAGTATCTGACCTTATTTAGGAGTGTTTACAACTGCCCCGATATGTCTCAGGATGACTCTGATTTCCTCTATTCAATGGCAAATCAGTGTAATGTGAATTACACCACAAAGGTTGCCCTTAGAAATGCCACATCCCTAGAGAACTTTATTAATATACTCAGGGACTGGTGTGAGGAGAACAATAGGGATGAACCATCAGGAAATCTGTCTACAGAGTACAGAGCTAGGAGGACAAGATATGTCCGGTATTGCTATGGATGTGGGAGGCCAGGACATATTAAACGTTTCTGTAATGTAAATAATGCAAACCATGAGACACATTATAATTCATTGCATACAGAAATTGATGCCATTGAGCCTGAGACCAACCAGAACACAGTGatcacagagacatgtgaggag ACTGGATTTCTTTTGTCACATGACTCCAGGACAAAGAAACTAACACTTTGCTTTGTTTCTACAGGCTCCATTCTTTGA